In the Kaistella sp. 97-N-M2 genome, one interval contains:
- a CDS encoding TonB-dependent receptor domain-containing protein — protein sequence MKILLKSFLLFSTLFFSLPSAQTLSKAKFTVRGECDMCKERIETSAKKTGASTAYWSAETQNLQIEFDAGKTSADEILKNIAGDGHDNEKHKAPNSAYDNLPSCCHYERENPPAKMAEANHQIQESQYFVRGNCDECKERIETAAKSAGATGALWEAETQKISLEFDPAKTSADLILKKIAEVGHDNEKFLTTNQVYRNLPGCCLYDRDLPFGEKGSGVHSDNPAPKKDFSRNGDHYDKSIEEVRLEKFKDATALNKKSAGLTFNIGGKELLKAACCNLSESFETNATVDVSFSNAVTGTKQLKMLGLDQKYTALTKELLPSIRGLAAPYGLNLIPGRWIGGIQLTKGGSTVVNGYESITGQINTELLKVQEKPETALNIFADANGRVETNITTTSQLNDHWNQSVLLHGNATLGKTDSNNDGFLDQPTGNQINAAYLLNYNDLEHSGLGSHFGISFVKDERFGGQTAFDPKEEQSQQTAYGVGIDLSRFEIWNKTGYVFKDKPYQSIGWMNQFTTHQQDSFFGNRNYWGNQNTFYSNLVFESIIGNTNNKFKTGASFLYDKYDEDYLAKNYQRTETVPGVFFEYTLTGLKYTLVAGIRSDFHNLAGTQFTPRLNFKYDLFPKTILRLSAGRGFRTANIFAESQQYFASNREIEILENGGKTYGLKPEIAWNYGASLQQEFKLFNRKATLVADFFRTDFQNQVLTDLDVSPQKIVFYNLEGNSFANSLQTQLDFAPARNLEIRLAYKYYDVRADFIGGEREIPFMAKNRGFFNASYSTSKTGKGAFWNLDTTLQLIGRQKLPNLNLNPSEYRLPAYSKGYATLNAQISRNFTKNMRVYLGGENLTGYTQKNPILDAQNPFGNYFDAGMVYAPIMSANVYVGVDFTL from the coding sequence ATGAAAATTTTACTGAAAAGCTTTCTGCTTTTTTCGACCTTATTTTTTTCTCTCCCATCTGCCCAAACCCTTTCGAAAGCAAAATTCACCGTGAGAGGAGAATGTGACATGTGCAAAGAGAGAATCGAAACTTCCGCAAAAAAAACCGGCGCGTCCACGGCTTACTGGAGCGCAGAAACCCAAAACCTTCAAATAGAATTCGATGCCGGTAAAACTTCGGCAGACGAAATTTTAAAAAATATTGCCGGCGACGGTCACGACAACGAAAAACACAAAGCACCAAACAGTGCGTACGACAATCTTCCCTCGTGCTGCCATTACGAAAGAGAAAATCCGCCAGCAAAAATGGCTGAAGCCAATCATCAAATTCAGGAAAGCCAGTATTTCGTGCGTGGAAATTGCGATGAATGCAAAGAAAGAATAGAAACCGCCGCCAAATCTGCAGGTGCAACAGGCGCTTTGTGGGAAGCGGAAACGCAGAAAATCTCCTTAGAATTTGATCCTGCCAAAACTTCGGCAGATCTTATTCTGAAAAAAATTGCAGAGGTGGGCCATGACAACGAGAAATTTCTGACCACGAACCAGGTTTACAGGAATCTTCCGGGCTGTTGTCTTTATGATCGCGACCTTCCGTTTGGGGAAAAAGGAAGCGGTGTTCATTCCGACAATCCAGCACCGAAAAAAGATTTCTCCCGCAACGGGGATCACTACGACAAATCCATCGAGGAGGTTCGTTTGGAGAAATTCAAAGATGCAACTGCATTAAATAAAAAATCCGCGGGTTTAACGTTTAATATTGGCGGCAAGGAATTGTTGAAAGCCGCGTGCTGTAATTTATCCGAAAGTTTCGAAACCAACGCGACGGTGGATGTTTCTTTCAGCAACGCCGTTACAGGAACGAAGCAGCTAAAAATGCTGGGTCTGGACCAAAAATATACGGCTCTTACAAAAGAACTTTTGCCTTCCATTCGCGGTTTGGCAGCGCCATATGGTTTGAATTTAATTCCGGGACGCTGGATCGGGGGAATTCAACTTACGAAAGGTGGCAGCACCGTGGTCAACGGCTACGAAAGCATCACGGGACAAATTAATACAGAACTTTTGAAAGTTCAGGAAAAACCCGAAACTGCGCTCAATATTTTTGCAGACGCTAATGGCCGCGTCGAAACCAATATCACAACGACGTCCCAACTGAATGATCACTGGAATCAATCCGTTCTCCTGCACGGCAATGCAACTTTAGGAAAAACGGATTCGAATAACGACGGATTTTTAGATCAACCCACGGGAAATCAAATCAACGCAGCGTATTTACTGAATTACAACGATTTGGAACATTCCGGATTGGGTTCGCATTTCGGCATCAGTTTTGTGAAAGACGAACGTTTCGGCGGACAAACCGCTTTTGATCCCAAGGAAGAACAGTCGCAGCAAACCGCTTACGGCGTGGGAATCGATCTTTCGCGTTTCGAAATCTGGAATAAAACCGGCTACGTTTTCAAAGACAAACCTTATCAAAGTATCGGCTGGATGAATCAGTTTACAACGCATCAGCAGGACAGTTTTTTCGGAAACAGAAATTACTGGGGCAATCAAAATACATTTTATTCCAATTTGGTTTTCGAAAGCATCATTGGAAATACCAATAATAAATTCAAAACCGGCGCGAGTTTTTTATACGATAAATATGATGAAGACTATCTGGCTAAAAATTATCAACGGACAGAAACTGTGCCCGGTGTATTTTTCGAATATACGTTAACAGGTCTGAAATATACTTTGGTAGCGGGCATCAGAAGCGATTTTCATAATTTGGCCGGAACGCAGTTTACGCCGAGACTGAACTTTAAGTACGATCTTTTTCCGAAAACGATCTTACGGCTTTCGGCAGGACGGGGTTTCCGAACCGCTAATATTTTCGCCGAAAGTCAGCAGTATTTCGCGTCCAACCGAGAAATTGAAATCTTGGAAAATGGCGGAAAAACTTACGGTCTAAAGCCGGAAATTGCCTGGAACTACGGCGCGAGTTTACAACAGGAATTCAAATTATTCAACAGGAAAGCGACTTTGGTGGCAGATTTCTTCAGGACAGATTTCCAAAATCAGGTTTTGACCGATCTGGATGTTTCGCCCCAAAAAATTGTTTTCTATAATTTGGAGGGCAATTCCTTCGCAAACAGTCTGCAAACCCAACTGGATTTCGCTCCCGCGAGAAATTTAGAAATCCGCCTCGCATATAAATACTATGATGTTCGGGCCGACTTCATAGGCGGAGAACGAGAGATTCCGTTTATGGCGAAAAACAGAGGTTTTTTTAATGCGTCCTACTCCACCAGTAAAACCGGAAAAGGCGCTTTTTGGAATCTCGACACAACGCTTCAGTTAATTGGGCGACAAAAACTGCCGAACTTAAATCTTAATCCCAGCGAATACCGTTTACCGGCATATTCGAAAGGTTACGCCACGCTGAATGCGCAGATTTCTAGAAATTTCACCAAAAATATGCGCGTTTATCTGGGCGGAGAAAATTTGACAGGCTATACGCAGAAAAATCCGATCCTCGATGCGCAAAACCCTTTCGGCAACTACTTTGATGCGGGAATGGTTTACGCGCCCATCATGTCCGCGAACGTGTACGTTGGCGTAGACTTTACCTTATAA
- a CDS encoding glycine--tRNA ligase: MAKQEDVFKKLISHAKEYGFIFPSSEIYDGLSAIYDYGQNGAELKNNIKQYWWKAMVQLNDNIVGIDSAIFMHPTIWKASGHVDAFNDPLIDNKDSKKRFRADVLLEDYCAKLEEKAQKEIDKAAKRFGEAFDKNEFESTNPRVLEYREKQKTILSRMAKSLESEDLADVKALIEELEIADPDTGSKNWTDVRQFNLMFGTKLGASADSATDLYLRPETAQGIFVNFLNVQKTSRLKLPFGIAQIGKAFRNEIVARQFIFRMREFEQMEMQFFVPPGTEIGFYEMWKEKRLNWHLALGLGAENYKFHDHEKLAHYANAAADIEFKFPFGFKELEGIHSRTDFDLSAHEKHSGRKLQYFDAERNENYVPYVVETSVGLDRLFLAIFSNCLKDEILEDGSERTVLSLPPALAPVKAAILPLMKKDGLGEYGEKIFNELKYDFNMIYEDKDSIGKRYRRQDAIGTPFCITVDHDTLTDDTVTLRDRDTMKQERVAVADLRRIIDEKTNFRNLLSKI; this comes from the coding sequence ATGGCAAAACAGGAAGATGTTTTCAAAAAATTGATCTCGCACGCAAAAGAATATGGTTTTATTTTTCCTTCCAGTGAAATTTACGACGGTCTTTCCGCGATTTACGATTATGGACAAAATGGGGCGGAACTGAAAAACAACATCAAACAATATTGGTGGAAAGCAATGGTGCAGCTGAACGACAACATTGTGGGCATCGATTCCGCAATTTTTATGCATCCGACCATTTGGAAAGCTTCTGGTCACGTCGACGCCTTTAATGATCCTTTAATTGATAACAAAGATTCAAAAAAACGTTTCAGAGCCGATGTTTTGCTGGAAGATTACTGTGCCAAATTAGAAGAGAAAGCGCAAAAAGAAATCGATAAAGCCGCCAAAAGATTCGGCGAGGCTTTCGATAAAAATGAATTTGAGAGCACGAACCCACGCGTTTTAGAATACCGTGAAAAGCAAAAAACCATCCTTTCCAGAATGGCGAAATCTTTAGAATCTGAAGATCTTGCCGATGTGAAAGCCTTGATTGAAGAACTGGAAATTGCGGATCCTGACACGGGTTCGAAAAACTGGACCGATGTCCGTCAGTTCAACTTGATGTTCGGAACGAAACTCGGCGCTTCTGCAGATTCTGCGACGGATTTATATTTAAGACCGGAAACGGCGCAGGGAATTTTTGTAAACTTTTTGAACGTTCAGAAAACTTCCCGCCTTAAATTGCCTTTCGGAATTGCCCAGATCGGAAAAGCCTTTCGAAATGAGATTGTTGCGCGGCAGTTTATTTTCAGAATGCGTGAATTTGAACAAATGGAAATGCAGTTTTTTGTACCGCCGGGAACAGAAATAGGTTTCTATGAAATGTGGAAAGAGAAACGCTTAAACTGGCATTTGGCTTTAGGTTTAGGTGCTGAAAACTATAAATTCCACGATCACGAAAAACTCGCACATTACGCAAATGCTGCGGCAGATATCGAGTTCAAATTTCCGTTTGGATTTAAAGAACTGGAAGGTATTCACTCCCGAACCGATTTCGATCTGAGCGCGCACGAAAAACATTCCGGCCGTAAACTCCAGTATTTTGATGCCGAAAGAAATGAAAACTATGTTCCTTATGTCGTGGAAACTTCGGTTGGTTTGGACCGATTATTCCTCGCAATTTTTTCAAATTGTTTGAAAGATGAAATTTTAGAAGACGGTTCAGAAAGAACAGTTCTTTCTCTTCCGCCGGCTTTAGCTCCCGTGAAAGCGGCGATTTTACCTTTAATGAAAAAAGACGGTCTAGGCGAATACGGCGAAAAGATCTTCAACGAACTGAAATATGATTTCAATATGATTTACGAAGATAAAGACAGCATCGGGAAACGTTACAGACGTCAGGACGCCATCGGAACACCGTTCTGTATTACGGTGGACCACGATACTTTGACCGACGACACGGTGACTCTGCGTGACAGAGATACGATGAAACAGGAAAGAGTTGCTGTCGCAGATTTGCGAAGAATCATCGATGAGAAGACCAATTTCCGAAACCTGCTTTCGAAGATTTAA
- a CDS encoding aminotransferase class V-fold PLP-dependent enzyme translates to MFDLQNIRSQFPILTQKVNNKPLVYLDNAATSQKPISVLQSWERYYSEINANVHRGIHTLSQLATEQMELSRRKIQKFINAKNDFEVIFTKGTTEGINLIAFSLTTMIQENDEILISYLEHHSNIVPWQMLCERTGAKLKVIPMDENGVLQLDFLDENLSEKTKIISLNQVSNALGVINPIEEIIAKTRAKSDAIIVIDGAQSVPHFKIDVQQMDCDFFVFSGHKMYAPMGTGILYGKEEILRKIQPFHGGGEMIATCSFEKTTYADLPFKFEAGTPNVGGNIALGAAVDFIESIGHEHIQTHEKALLDYAQKKLLQIEGLKIYGEKAARTGVISFNLEGIGIASDVGMILDKLGIAVRTGHHCTQPIMEYFKIAGTVRASFAVYNTFGEIDILTEGVKKAQRMLG, encoded by the coding sequence ATGTTCGACCTACAAAATATTCGCAGTCAGTTTCCTATTCTTACGCAAAAAGTAAATAATAAGCCTCTGGTTTATCTGGATAATGCGGCTACGTCGCAAAAACCGATCTCTGTTCTACAAAGTTGGGAGCGATATTATTCGGAAATCAACGCGAATGTTCATCGTGGCATTCATACATTGAGTCAGCTGGCGACGGAACAAATGGAACTTTCGCGCCGGAAAATTCAGAAATTCATCAATGCAAAGAATGATTTTGAAGTTATTTTCACGAAAGGAACGACGGAAGGGATCAACCTTATCGCCTTTTCGTTAACTACAATGATCCAGGAGAACGATGAGATCCTAATTTCTTATCTGGAGCACCACTCGAATATTGTTCCGTGGCAAATGCTTTGCGAAAGAACCGGCGCCAAACTGAAAGTGATTCCGATGGACGAAAACGGAGTTCTTCAGCTGGATTTTTTAGATGAAAATTTAAGCGAAAAAACCAAAATCATCTCCCTAAATCAGGTTTCCAACGCTTTGGGAGTCATCAATCCCATCGAAGAAATTATCGCAAAAACACGCGCGAAATCCGATGCGATCATCGTTATTGATGGCGCACAGTCGGTGCCGCATTTTAAGATCGATGTTCAACAGATGGATTGTGACTTTTTTGTCTTCTCCGGACATAAAATGTACGCGCCGATGGGAACCGGAATTCTGTACGGCAAGGAAGAAATTCTACGGAAAATCCAGCCTTTTCACGGTGGTGGCGAGATGATCGCGACGTGTTCTTTTGAAAAAACAACCTACGCTGATCTGCCTTTTAAATTTGAAGCCGGAACGCCCAACGTTGGTGGAAATATCGCTTTGGGAGCCGCCGTAGATTTTATTGAAAGTATTGGTCATGAGCATATTCAGACACATGAAAAAGCCTTGCTCGATTATGCGCAGAAAAAACTGCTGCAGATTGAAGGTTTAAAAATATACGGTGAAAAAGCCGCCCGAACGGGTGTAATTTCTTTTAATTTGGAAGGAATCGGAATTGCTTCTGATGTTGGAATGATCCTCGATAAACTCGGAATTGCCGTGAGAACAGGACATCATTGTACGCAACCGATTATGGAATACTTTAAGATTGCGGGAACGGTGCGTGCGAGTTTCGCCGTTTACAATACTTTTGGAGAGATCGATATTTTAACGGAAGGCGTAAAAAAAGCGCAGCGCATGTTGGGCTAA
- a CDS encoding DUF445 domain-containing protein, whose product MNDDEKKIQLRNFKMFATGLFVLMALIFVGMTILEKKNPAHWIGYLRAFSEAAMVGALADWFAVTALFHYPLGIKIPHTNLIENSKERIGDNLGNFVVENFLSPENIRPYIQKIKISAFVGDWLSKERNQENLMKEVSTIVLDILNKLDDAEVVNFIGKKAKEMSDDLKFNEIIGNGLEYILDKKDHQRFVTNLSKQIKEYVLNNQQLVKERVKSESFFLVPKFVDDGIADKITKGLSKYFEEVELNEDHSLRAEITQKLYEFSKEIQTEEKWAEEFRNIKNDVLKEEKIAQYSTDIWNSIKKSLSKELEEEQSSLKKYIQKNLAELSNNLKTDEKFQNKIDHWVRVTAYKYILKNTHQFGALISSTVGNWEGKELSEKLELEVGKDLQFIRVNGTIVGGLVGLVIYTITNFFI is encoded by the coding sequence ATGAACGACGACGAAAAGAAAATTCAGCTACGGAATTTTAAAATGTTTGCCACGGGACTTTTTGTCCTGATGGCCCTTATTTTTGTAGGGATGACGATTTTAGAAAAGAAAAATCCCGCGCATTGGATCGGTTACCTCCGGGCTTTTTCCGAAGCCGCCATGGTGGGAGCTTTGGCAGACTGGTTTGCCGTTACCGCGCTTTTTCATTATCCGCTTGGGATAAAAATTCCGCACACCAATTTAATTGAAAACAGCAAAGAAAGAATCGGCGATAATCTGGGGAATTTCGTCGTGGAAAATTTTCTTTCCCCGGAAAACATCCGTCCTTACATTCAAAAAATTAAAATCTCCGCTTTTGTGGGCGATTGGCTGTCCAAAGAACGCAACCAGGAAAATTTAATGAAAGAAGTTTCTACCATCGTTTTGGATATTCTAAATAAACTGGATGATGCAGAAGTCGTTAATTTTATCGGGAAAAAGGCCAAAGAAATGTCGGATGATCTGAAGTTTAACGAAATCATCGGCAACGGACTCGAATATATTTTAGATAAAAAAGACCATCAGCGCTTTGTTACGAATCTCTCCAAACAGATTAAAGAATATGTTCTGAACAACCAGCAACTCGTGAAAGAGCGCGTAAAAAGTGAAAGTTTTTTCCTTGTTCCGAAATTTGTGGATGATGGCATCGCGGACAAAATTACAAAAGGGCTTTCCAAATATTTTGAAGAAGTGGAACTGAACGAAGATCATTCTCTGCGGGCGGAAATCACGCAGAAATTATATGAATTTTCAAAAGAAATTCAAACCGAAGAAAAATGGGCCGAAGAATTTCGGAATATCAAAAATGATGTTCTGAAAGAAGAAAAGATTGCGCAGTATTCGACGGACATTTGGAATTCCATTAAAAAATCGTTGTCCAAAGAACTGGAAGAAGAACAGTCGTCCCTCAAAAAATACATTCAGAAAAATTTGGCGGAACTGTCGAACAATTTAAAGACGGACGAGAAATTTCAAAACAAAATTGACCATTGGGTCCGCGTAACGGCTTATAAATATATTCTCAAAAACACGCATCAGTTCGGCGCTTTAATCAGTTCTACGGTGGGAAATTGGGAAGGAAAAGAACTCAGCGAAAAACTGGAGCTGGAAGTTGGTAAGGATTTGCAGTTTATCCGTGTGAACGGAACCATTGTCGGGGGACTGGTAGGCCTGGTAATTTACACCATTACCAATTTCTTTATCTAA
- a CDS encoding CPXCG motif-containing cysteine-rich protein, translating to MLEHFYTCPYCWEEISALLDPSVSHQTYIEDCEVCCNPIELQVSFENEELVGFEARDIEQ from the coding sequence ATGCTGGAACATTTTTACACCTGTCCCTATTGTTGGGAAGAAATTTCTGCTCTTTTAGATCCTTCCGTTTCTCATCAGACGTACATTGAAGATTGCGAAGTTTGTTGCAATCCTATCGAATTGCAGGTCAGCTTTGAAAATGAAGAATTGGTGGGCTTTGAAGCGCGGGATATCGAACAGTAA
- the msrB gene encoding peptide-methionine (R)-S-oxide reductase MsrB yields MCSQVKQAEKSNSIKNSTSMENSSTKKENPYYSRTDRTKLNVPNSEWKKILDHEVYAVAREAETERPGTGKYNQFDELGEYYCVVCGNHLFRSDSKFSSTCGWPSFFEADKEGVSYKRDSSYGMERTEVLCKRCDSHLGHVFNDGPAPTGTRFCMNSVSLEFVPDSKVADAK; encoded by the coding sequence ATGTGTTCCCAAGTTAAACAAGCCGAAAAATCTAACTCCATAAAAAATTCAACCTCAATGGAAAATTCAAGTACTAAAAAAGAAAATCCTTATTATTCCCGCACAGACCGCACGAAACTAAATGTTCCGAATTCCGAATGGAAAAAAATATTGGATCACGAAGTTTATGCGGTAGCGCGTGAAGCCGAAACGGAAAGACCGGGAACCGGTAAATATAACCAGTTTGATGAGTTAGGCGAATATTACTGCGTGGTATGTGGAAATCACCTTTTCCGCTCAGATTCTAAATTTTCTTCTACCTGCGGTTGGCCAAGTTTTTTCGAAGCAGATAAAGAAGGTGTGTCGTACAAAAGAGATTCGTCTTACGGCATGGAAAGAACAGAGGTGCTCTGTAAACGTTGCGATTCGCATTTAGGTCACGTCTTTAACGATGGTCCTGCGCCAACCGGAACGCGATTCTGTATGAATTCTGTCAGCCTCGAATTTGTACCGGATTCGAAAGTGGCAGATGCGAAATAA
- the bcp gene encoding thioredoxin-dependent thiol peroxidase, with protein sequence MLKVGDRLPEFESVNQDGETVKSGDFSGKKLVVFFYPKANTPGCTAEACDLNDNILVLKREGYQLLGVSADAVKAQKKFHEKFGFQYPLLADEDKEVIEKFGVWQLKKFMGREFMGILRTTFIFDENGICTRVIDKVKTKEAAAQIFESN encoded by the coding sequence ATGTTGAAAGTAGGCGACCGATTACCGGAATTCGAAAGTGTAAATCAAGACGGCGAAACCGTGAAATCAGGTGATTTTTCCGGGAAAAAACTCGTTGTTTTCTTTTATCCGAAGGCCAATACACCGGGCTGTACAGCGGAAGCGTGTGATTTGAATGATAATATTTTAGTTTTAAAGAGGGAAGGTTACCAATTATTAGGTGTTTCTGCAGATGCCGTGAAAGCGCAGAAGAAATTTCACGAGAAATTTGGCTTTCAATATCCCTTACTCGCAGATGAAGACAAAGAGGTCATCGAAAAATTTGGCGTGTGGCAACTGAAAAAATTCATGGGTAGAGAATTCATGGGAATTCTACGTACGACTTTTATTTTTGATGAAAACGGCATTTGTACAAGAGTGATCGACAAAGTGAAAACGAAAGAAGCTGCTGCTCAAATTTTTGAAAGTAATTAA
- a CDS encoding quinone-dependent dihydroorotate dehydrogenase — protein sequence MYKSLIRPILFNFDPEEVHYFTFSVLKKFPFLAKIFLPKPIVDKRLEREVFGLKFKNPVGLAAGFDKDAKMFHELSDLGFGFIEIGTLTPKGQEGNPKKRLFRLKEDAAIVNRMGFNNGGVDAAVERLKKNKNVLIGGNIGKNKATANEEAVNDYIICFEKLFPVVDYFVVNVSSPNTPNLRELQDKEPLTRLLGTLQELNSKKEKPKPILLKIAPDLSDDQLLDIIDIVKETQIAGVIATNTTLSRENLTSENKKETGGLSGKPLAKRSTEVIRFLFEKSGKAFPIIGVGGIHSAEDALEKLDAGASLVQLYTGFIYEGPALIREINRKLLKNYS from the coding sequence ATGTACAAATCCCTAATTCGCCCGATTCTTTTCAACTTCGATCCGGAAGAAGTTCATTATTTTACTTTTTCTGTTCTGAAGAAATTTCCTTTTTTAGCAAAAATTTTTCTTCCAAAACCGATTGTAGACAAAAGACTGGAACGTGAAGTTTTTGGCTTGAAATTTAAAAATCCCGTCGGTTTAGCCGCAGGTTTTGATAAAGATGCGAAAATGTTCCACGAACTTTCCGATTTGGGATTTGGCTTTATCGAAATCGGAACTTTAACGCCGAAAGGGCAGGAAGGAAATCCGAAGAAAAGACTCTTCCGTTTGAAAGAAGATGCTGCCATCGTCAACCGGATGGGGTTCAATAATGGCGGCGTAGACGCAGCTGTTGAAAGATTGAAGAAAAATAAAAATGTTCTGATCGGCGGAAACATCGGAAAAAATAAAGCGACGGCCAACGAAGAAGCGGTCAACGATTACATCATCTGTTTCGAAAAATTATTTCCGGTGGTGGATTATTTTGTGGTGAATGTAAGTTCGCCAAACACGCCCAATCTTCGCGAACTTCAGGATAAAGAACCTTTAACCAGACTTTTGGGAACGCTTCAGGAACTCAATTCAAAAAAAGAAAAGCCAAAACCCATTCTTTTAAAAATTGCACCAGATTTAAGCGATGATCAACTTTTGGATATTATTGATATTGTGAAAGAAACTCAGATCGCAGGCGTAATCGCAACAAATACCACGCTTTCACGCGAAAATTTAACTTCCGAAAACAAAAAAGAAACGGGTGGACTTTCGGGGAAACCTTTAGCAAAACGTTCCACAGAAGTCATCCGATTTCTCTTCGAAAAAAGTGGAAAAGCTTTTCCTATTATCGGGGTAGGCGGAATTCATTCAGCAGAAGACGCTTTGGAAAAACTTGATGCCGGCGCAAGTCTGGTGCAATTGTACACGGGATTTATTTATGAAGGTCCGGCGCTGATTCGGGAAATTAACAGGAAATTACTTAAAAATTATAGCTGA
- a CDS encoding serine hydrolase yields the protein MIKKTIQGVLLSLAVLIALTYAFGYDYLFRGIRQTYFRGESGSTIDDGIHFKSHVIAKGKAVPWELDSLYNKNPLPKGVVEDLKQSNTASFLIIRKGKLLHEEYWNGYTQDSKTNSFSMAKAVTVMLLGKAIEEKKIKSLSQKYADFFENYSNVEFGNHLTIGDLAKMEAGLNWNEDYKNPFLQNAKAYYGKSLEEAVLLRGFKNEPGTKFEYQSGATQLLGFALRKSMNRTLAQYASEKLWQPLGMTQNADWNTDDFGMEKTFCCINSSARDFAKLGQLFLNDGKVGEDQVLNMNFLKQMRTPTKLSGGAYGMGLWINYDAPVKHYYFWGLYGQYIIVIPEQEMVIVRTGTYKDQPKDAKGRPQQVAFLVNEVVKSFR from the coding sequence ATGATAAAAAAAACGATTCAGGGTGTTTTGCTTTCCCTTGCCGTGCTTATTGCGCTCACCTACGCCTTTGGCTACGATTATCTTTTTCGCGGAATCCGGCAAACCTATTTCCGCGGAGAAAGCGGCTCCACGATCGACGACGGCATCCATTTCAAATCGCACGTAATCGCGAAAGGAAAAGCAGTTCCGTGGGAGCTCGATTCGTTGTACAATAAAAATCCTTTGCCGAAAGGGGTAGTTGAAGACCTGAAACAATCGAATACAGCCTCTTTTTTAATTATCAGGAAGGGCAAGTTATTGCACGAAGAATACTGGAATGGCTACACCCAGGATTCTAAAACGAATTCATTTTCCATGGCGAAAGCGGTTACCGTAATGCTTTTGGGGAAAGCGATTGAAGAAAAGAAAATCAAAAGTTTAAGCCAGAAATATGCGGATTTTTTTGAAAATTATTCAAATGTGGAATTCGGTAATCATTTAACCATCGGTGATCTGGCAAAAATGGAAGCCGGGCTCAACTGGAACGAAGATTATAAAAATCCGTTCCTCCAAAATGCCAAAGCGTACTACGGGAAATCTTTGGAAGAAGCTGTTCTTCTGCGCGGTTTCAAAAATGAGCCGGGCACAAAATTCGAGTATCAGTCGGGAGCCACTCAACTTTTGGGATTTGCCCTCAGAAAATCGATGAACAGAACCCTTGCGCAGTATGCCTCCGAAAAATTGTGGCAACCTTTGGGCATGACGCAAAATGCAGATTGGAACACCGATGATTTCGGCATGGAAAAAACGTTTTGCTGCATCAATTCCAGTGCACGGGATTTTGCGAAATTGGGTCAGCTTTTTTTAAATGATGGAAAAGTTGGCGAAGACCAGGTTCTCAATATGAATTTTCTGAAACAAATGCGAACACCAACCAAACTTAGCGGCGGCGCTTACGGAATGGGTCTTTGGATTAACTACGACGCGCCCGTTAAACATTATTATTTTTGGGGTTTATACGGACAATACATTATTGTTATTCCGGAACAGGAGATGGTTATCGTACGCACCGGAACTTACAAAGATCAACCCAAAGATGCGAAAGGCCGGCCGCAACAGGTTGCATTTCTGGTGAATGAAGTGGTGAAAAGTTTTCGATAA
- the nth gene encoding endonuclease III, translating into MTKKQRAAIILTELEKLYPEVPIPLDHTDPFTLLVAVALSAQTTDKKVNQISGKLFEVAGDPFKMKDLGVEEIKYLIKEIGLANTKARNLKRMAELLVERHDGIVPQTFEELEALPGVGHKTASVVMSQAFGEPAFPVDTHIHRLMTQWKLTSGKNVVETEKDAKKIFPRSTWNKVHLQIIFYGREYSPARGNQEKDFLTKMLFLPQEK; encoded by the coding sequence ATGACGAAAAAGCAAAGAGCAGCGATCATCCTGACGGAACTGGAAAAATTATATCCCGAAGTTCCTATTCCGCTCGATCACACCGATCCTTTTACGCTCCTTGTCGCCGTTGCACTTTCGGCCCAAACAACCGATAAAAAAGTGAACCAGATCTCCGGCAAGCTTTTCGAAGTCGCGGGCGATCCTTTTAAGATGAAGGATTTAGGGGTTGAGGAAATTAAATATTTAATTAAAGAAATCGGCTTAGCCAATACGAAAGCCAGAAATCTCAAGCGCATGGCGGAACTCCTGGTCGAACGGCATGACGGCATTGTCCCGCAGACTTTTGAAGAACTGGAGGCGCTTCCCGGCGTTGGACACAAAACGGCGTCCGTGGTGATGAGTCAGGCGTTTGGAGAGCCCGCGTTTCCGGTGGACACCCATATTCACCGCCTGATGACCCAATGGAAACTGACGTCCGGAAAAAATGTCGTGGAAACTGAAAAGGACGCGAAGAAAATTTTTCCGAGAAGCACCTGGAACAAAGTTCATCTGCAGATTATTTTTTATGGGCGCGAATATTCGCCGGCGCGCGGCAATCAGGAGAAAGATTTCTTAACGAAAATGTTATTCTTGCCGCAGGAAAAATAA